One genomic region from Cygnus atratus isolate AKBS03 ecotype Queensland, Australia chromosome 18, CAtr_DNAZoo_HiC_assembly, whole genome shotgun sequence encodes:
- the WFIKKN2 gene encoding WAP, Kazal, immunoglobulin, Kunitz and NTR domain-containing protein 2, producing the protein MLLALFTRWMWILLGKSSVLLLLEVSLQGRALPPIRYSHAGICPNDMNPNLWVDAQSTCKRECEADLECETFEKCCPNVCGTKSCVAARYMDVKGKKGPVGMPKEATCDRFMCIQQGSECDIWDGQPVCKCKDRCEKEPSFTCASDGLTYYNKCYMDAEACIKGITLNVVTCRYHLTWPNTSPIPPETTARPTTAYSETTIIDILPPALVNNPVHQSVYVGETVSFLCDVTGRPKPEITWEKQVDGKEKVIMKPNHVRGNVVVTNIAQLVIYNTQLQDAGIYTCTAKNSGGLLRADFPLSVIKGEPTSKEASQNKTHFPTDECLKQPDSEDCGEEQTRWYYDAKKNNCFTFIYGNCNSNLNHFETYENCMLTCMNGPINICNLPALQGHCKAYEPRWAYNSLTKQCQSFIYGGCGGNENNFESREACEEMCPFPKNTHCKACKPRQKLVTSFCKSDFVILGRITELTEDQDSGHALVTVEEILKDEKMGLKFLGKEPLEITLLNMDWSCPCPNMTTVDGQLIIMGDVHNGMAVLQPDSFVGTSSIRRVRKLREVIHKKTCELLKEFLGLH; encoded by the exons ATGTTGTTGGCGCTGTTCACTCGGTGGATGTGGATCTTGCTGGGGAAGAGCAGTGTTCTGTTGCTTCTGGAGGTCTCTCTGCAAGGGAGAGCTTTACCTCCCATACGGTATTCACACGCGGGGATATGCCCAAATGACATGAACCCCAACCTGTGGGTAGATGCACAGAGCACTTGCAAGAGGGAATGCGAAGCTGACCTG GAATGCGAGACCTTTGAGAAGTGCTGTCCCAATGTCTGTGGGACAAAGAGCTGTGTGGCGGCTCGGTACATGGATGTCAAGGGGAAGAAAGGGCCGGTGGGAATGCCCAAAGAGGCAACCTGCGACCGTTTCATGTGCATCCAGCAAGGCTCAGAGTGCGACATCTGGGACGGGCAGCCCGTGTGCAAGTGCAAGGACAGGTGTGAGAAGGAGCCGAGCTTCACCTGTGCCTCCGACGGGCTCACCTACTACAACAAGTGCTACATGGATGCAGAAGCTTGCATCAAGGGCATCACATTGAACGTAGTCACCTGTCGATACCACCTTACCTGGCCGAACACCAGCCCTATCCCCCCAGAAACAACAGCTCGCCCTACTACCGCCTATTCCGAGACAACTATCATCGATATCCTGCCGCCGGCTCTCGTGAACAACCCCGTCCATCAGTCAGTCTATGTGGGAGAGACCGTCAGCTTCCTCTGCGACGTTACAGGGAGGCCCAAGCCAGAAATCACATGGGAGAAGCAGGTcgatgggaaagaaaaagtcattatGAAGCCAAATCACGTCAGAGGGAATGTTGTGGTCACCAACATTGCCCAGCTGGTCATCTACAACACCCAGCTTCAAGATGCAGGCATCTATACCTGCACGGCCAAAAACAGCGGTGGCCTTCTCAGGGCTGATTTCCCTTTGTCAGTCATCAAAGGAGAACCCACATCCAAAGAAGCTTCTCAGAACAAAACACACTTTCCAACTGATGAGTGCCTGAAGCAACCAGACAGTGAAGACTGTGGAGAAGAGCAGACCAGGTGGTACTatgatgcaaagaaaaacaactgctttACTTTCATTTACGGGAACTGTAACAGCAACCTCAACCACTTTGAGACCTATGAGAACTGTATGTTAACGTGCATGAACGGCCCAATCAACATTTGCAATCTGCCAGCCCTCCAAGGCCACTGCAAAGCCTATGAGCCCAGGTGGGCCTATAACAGCCTGACAAAGCAGTGCCAGTCTTTCATTTACGGCGGGTGCGGAGGTAACGAGAACAACTTTGAGAGCCGGGAGGCATGTGAAGAGATGTGCCCTTTCCCGAAGAACACGCACTGCAAAGCTTGCAAGCCACGCCAGAAGCTGGTGACCAGCTTCTGCAAAAGCGACTTTGTTATCCTGGGCCGCATAACAGAACTGACCGAAGATCAAGACTCAGGACATGCCCTGGTGACAGTGGAGGAGATtctcaaagatgaaaaaatgggATTAAAATTCCTGGGGAAGGAACCACTAGAAATCACGCTTTTGAACATGGACTGGAGCTGCCCATGTCCCAACATGACCACAGTGGATGGCCAGCTCATCATCATGGGAGATGTCCACAATGGCATGGCTGTCCTACAGCCAGACAGCTTTGTGGGGACCTCCAGCATCCGGCGTGTACGGAAACTCCGCGAAGTCATCCACAAGAAAACCTGTGAGCTTTTGAAAGAGTTCTTAGGATTACATTAA
- the TOB1 gene encoding protein Tob1 codes for MQLEIQVALNFIISYLYNKLPRRRVNIFGEELERLLKKKYEGHWYPEKPYKGSGFRCIHIGEKVDPVIEQASKESGLDIDDVRGNLPQDLSVWIDPFEVSYQIGEKGPVKVLYVDDNENGCELDKEIKNSFNPEAQVFMPISDPASSVSSSPSPPFGHSAAVSPTFMPRSTQPLTFTTATFAATKFGSTKMKNSGRSNKVARTSPTNLGLNVNDLLKQKALSSSMHSLYGLGLGSQQQQQQQQQKTSALSPNAKEFIFPNMQGQGSTSSIFPGDSPLNLSPLQYSNAFDMFAAYGGLNEKSFVDGLNFSLNNMQYSNQQFQPVMAN; via the coding sequence ATGCAGCTTGAAATCCAAGTAGCActcaattttattatttcatatttgtacAATAAGCTTCCCAGACGACGTGTCAACATTTTTGGTGAAGAGCTTGAAAGACTTCTCAAGAAGAAGTATGAAGGGCACTGGTATCCAGAAAAGCCATACAAAGGATCAGGGTTTAGATGTATACATATAGGGGAGAAAGTGGACCCAGTCATAGAACAAGCATCCAAAGAGAGTGGTTTGGACATTGATGATGTTCGTGGCAACTTGCCTCAGGATCTTAGTGTTTGGATTGACCCATTTGAGGTTTCATACCAAATCGGTGAAAAGGGACCAGTGAAAGTGCTTTATGTGGATGATAATGAAAATGGATGTGAGTTGGATAAGGAAATCAAGAACAGCTTTAACCCAGAGGCCCAGGTGTTCATGCCAATTAGTGACCCAGCATCTTCAGTGTCTagttctccttctcctccctttgGTCACTCTGCTGCTGTGAGCCCAACTTTCATGCCCCGCTCCACTCAGCCTTTAACCTTCACCACTGCCACATTTGCTGCCACCAAGTTTGGCTCGACCAAAATGAAGAATAGCGGCCGTAGCAACAAGGTCGCCCGCACTTCTCCCACCAACCTTGGCTTGAATGTCAATGACCTGTTGAAGCAGAAAGCCCTTTCCTCCTCCATGCACTCTCTCTACGGGCTTGGCTTAggcagtcagcagcagcagcaacagcaacagcagaagaCTTCTGCCCTTTCTCCTAACGCAAAGGAGTTCATTTTCCCCAACATGCAGGGTCAAGGTAGTACCAGTAGCATATTTCCTGGTGACAGCCCCCTTAACCTCAGTCCTCTCCAGTACAGTAATGCCTTTGATATGTTTGCAGCCTATGGAGGTCTAAATGAGAAGTCTTTTGTGGATGGCTTGAATTTTAGTTTAAACAACATGCAGTATTCTAACCAGCAATTCCAGCCAGTTATGgctaactaa